A single Altererythrobacter sp. BO-6 DNA region contains:
- a CDS encoding ABC transporter permease, whose translation MSDAAHPKSRLSRLQAAWVIARRDFVAVLFSRSFFFFLLGPLFPVFVGALAGGIGGQVQRDTLSLEVGLAMSAPENAAMLAAQERLRPRLGGNLPVLVEVPEALTEPDFDARSFLEQKRGNYAAILAGSLAEPTLVGTSGEVLRWQGPVALLVGDARAAKPDPLPAIDTQLVETSAATVRNERIRTAQAAQTMLFLLTMLLAGMVLSNLVEEKANKIIEILAAAIPMDSVFLGKLFAMLAVSLVGIGVWGTVGLGLWTLGGEAITASTGFSPENLPEPAVGWPLFALLGLLYFAMAYLLLGALFLTIGAMAATVREVQTLSMPVTMMQLMVFFLAAFTITQPGTPIELFAVAFPLSSPFAMLARAAMQETLWVHTAALAWQALMVLLIVKGGSTLFRKRVMKSGGAGHAPGKRRLFGLLSAGAAR comes from the coding sequence ATGAGCGACGCCGCCCATCCCAAGTCGCGGCTGTCGCGACTGCAGGCCGCATGGGTCATCGCCCGGCGCGACTTCGTGGCCGTGCTGTTCAGCCGGTCATTCTTCTTTTTCCTGCTTGGCCCGCTGTTCCCGGTATTCGTCGGTGCGCTGGCCGGCGGGATCGGCGGCCAGGTGCAGCGCGACACGCTGAGCCTGGAGGTGGGACTCGCCATGTCCGCGCCGGAGAATGCGGCCATGCTCGCGGCGCAAGAGCGATTGCGACCGCGGCTGGGCGGTAATCTGCCGGTCCTTGTGGAAGTGCCAGAAGCCCTGACCGAACCGGATTTCGACGCGCGCAGCTTCCTTGAACAGAAGCGTGGCAATTACGCGGCAATCCTGGCTGGCTCTCTGGCGGAACCCACGCTGGTCGGCACCAGCGGTGAAGTGCTGCGCTGGCAAGGTCCGGTTGCGCTGCTAGTCGGCGATGCCCGCGCGGCCAAACCCGATCCGCTACCCGCCATCGACACGCAATTGGTCGAAACCAGCGCCGCGACAGTCAGGAATGAACGCATCCGCACCGCACAGGCGGCGCAGACGATGCTGTTCCTGCTGACCATGCTCTTGGCGGGCATGGTGCTGTCCAATCTCGTCGAGGAAAAGGCCAACAAGATCATCGAAATCCTGGCTGCCGCAATCCCGATGGATTCGGTTTTCCTGGGCAAGCTGTTTGCGATGCTGGCGGTGTCGCTGGTGGGTATCGGCGTTTGGGGCACAGTCGGGTTGGGCCTGTGGACCCTGGGCGGCGAGGCGATTACGGCATCGACCGGATTCAGCCCCGAGAACCTTCCTGAGCCAGCGGTGGGCTGGCCGCTTTTCGCGCTGCTGGGCCTGCTCTATTTCGCCATGGCCTACCTGCTTCTGGGCGCGTTGTTCCTGACTATCGGCGCGATGGCCGCCACGGTGCGCGAAGTGCAGACGCTGTCTATGCCGGTCACCATGATGCAGCTGATGGTGTTCTTCCTGGCCGCCTTCACCATCACCCAGCCGGGTACGCCGATCGAACTGTTCGCGGTCGCTTTCCCCTTGAGCTCGCCCTTTGCCATGCTGGCGCGGGCCGCCATGCAGGAGACGCTGTGGGTCCATACGGCGGCGCTGGCCTGGCAGGCGCTGATGGTGCTGCTGATCGTCAAGGGTGGTTCGACCCTGTTCCGCAAGCGGGTGATGAAATCCGGCGGTGCGGGGCACGCACCGGGCAAGCGTCGCCTGTTCGGCCTGCTTTCAGCGGGAGCGGCAAGATAG
- a CDS encoding cytochrome P450 yields the protein MASIAPERPQVRRSPTAYEALREHLKTHPDDRLVHTHKWDVSRSDIYYENTWHPIFREMRAAGPLHYIPESPFGPYWAVVSHKAIQHIEALPETFSSSWEYGGITILERLTEEQLAERGMERRELPMFIAMDRPQHTGQRRTVAPKFTPSGMAEMEGEIRQRTGELLDTLPRGEVFDWVDRVSIELTTGMLAILFGFPWEDRRLLTFWSDWSGDTELATVRELDELRWGILQEMLAYFQSLWIERTHDKEPGDDLISMMIHSDAMNQMSPQEFMGNLVLLIVGGNDTTRNSMSGIIYQLDKNPDQRKLFEHQPELIPNAVQEILRMQTPLAHMRRTCTEDTEVFGQQIKKGDKVVLWYLSANRDEEVFDNPDKLDITRENARRHIAFGYGIHRCVGARLAELQLRVLLEELHKRRMRVHVAGDVERVRANFVHGFRKLEVEITEF from the coding sequence ATGGCTTCGATCGCCCCGGAACGTCCGCAGGTCCGCAGGTCGCCTACTGCCTATGAGGCGCTGCGCGAGCATCTCAAGACCCATCCCGACGACCGCCTGGTCCATACGCACAAGTGGGACGTTAGCCGCAGCGACATCTATTACGAGAACACCTGGCACCCGATCTTCAGGGAAATGCGCGCAGCAGGCCCGCTGCATTACATTCCGGAAAGCCCGTTCGGCCCCTATTGGGCGGTGGTGAGCCACAAGGCGATCCAGCATATCGAAGCCCTGCCAGAGACATTCTCGTCAAGCTGGGAATATGGCGGGATCACCATCTTGGAACGCCTGACCGAGGAACAGCTGGCCGAGCGCGGGATGGAGCGGCGCGAGCTTCCGATGTTCATCGCGATGGACCGGCCGCAGCACACCGGCCAGCGCCGCACGGTGGCGCCCAAGTTCACCCCCAGCGGCATGGCCGAGATGGAAGGCGAAATCCGCCAGCGCACTGGCGAACTGCTCGATACCCTGCCGCGCGGCGAAGTATTCGACTGGGTTGACCGGGTTTCGATCGAGCTCACCACCGGCATGCTGGCAATCCTGTTCGGCTTTCCCTGGGAAGACCGCCGCCTGCTGACCTTCTGGTCTGACTGGTCGGGCGACACCGAACTCGCCACCGTGCGCGAGCTTGACGAGCTGCGTTGGGGTATCCTGCAGGAGATGCTGGCCTATTTCCAATCGCTGTGGATCGAGCGCACGCATGACAAGGAACCGGGCGACGATCTCATTTCGATGATGATCCATTCCGATGCCATGAACCAGATGAGCCCGCAGGAATTCATGGGCAATCTGGTGCTGCTGATCGTGGGCGGCAACGACACCACGCGCAATTCCATGAGCGGGATTATCTACCAGCTCGACAAGAACCCCGACCAGCGCAAGCTGTTCGAGCACCAGCCTGAGCTGATCCCCAATGCGGTGCAGGAAATCCTGCGGATGCAGACGCCGCTGGCGCATATGCGCCGGACCTGCACCGAAGATACCGAAGTTTTCGGTCAGCAGATCAAGAAGGGCGACAAGGTCGTCCTGTGGTATCTTTCTGCCAATCGCGACGAAGAAGTGTTCGACAACCCCGACAAGCTCGACATCACGCGCGAGAATGCCCGTCGCCATATCGCTTTCGGCTATGGCATCCATCGCTGCGTGGGCGCGCGCCTGGCCGAACTGCAGCTGCGGGTTCTGCTCGAAGAGCTGCATAAACGCCGGATGCGCGTGCATGTCGCGGGCGACGTGGAGCGGGTGCGGGCGAACTTCGTCCACGGCTTCCGCAAGCTCGAGGTCGAAATCACCGAATTCTGA
- the msrB gene encoding peptide-methionine (R)-S-oxide reductase MsrB: protein MNGPIASRRQLLVGLSAGAAIPVLAACGSSPAEARSFPISLSEAEWRKRLTKDEYRILREAGTERPYSSPLNSEKRSGTFVCAGCGNELYSSRTKYDSKTGWPSFWAAIDKGAVGTSTDYKIGYPRTEVHCADCGGHLGHIFSDGPKPTGQRHCINGLALDFRPA, encoded by the coding sequence ATGAACGGCCCTATTGCCAGTCGACGGCAGCTCCTGGTGGGGCTCAGTGCCGGCGCAGCTATCCCTGTGCTGGCCGCCTGCGGATCGTCTCCGGCCGAGGCCAGGAGCTTCCCGATCAGCCTGAGCGAAGCCGAGTGGCGCAAACGGCTGACCAAGGACGAGTACCGGATCCTGCGCGAAGCGGGGACCGAGCGGCCCTACAGCTCGCCGCTCAATAGCGAAAAGCGTAGCGGAACCTTCGTCTGCGCCGGCTGCGGCAACGAACTTTATTCCTCGCGCACGAAATATGACAGCAAGACCGGCTGGCCCAGCTTTTGGGCGGCGATCGACAAGGGCGCGGTGGGCACTTCGACCGATTACAAGATCGGCTATCCGCGCACCGAAGTGCACTGCGCCGATTGCGGCGGGCATCTGGGTCACATCTTCAGCGACGGGCCCAAGCCGACCGGGCAGCGGCACTGCATCAACGGGTTGGCACTGGATTTCCGCCCGGCCTGA
- a CDS encoding PilZ domain-containing protein, with protein MDSAAFMPIGEPDTVATPDLRRAHRYSLLIRPAKLVCSEGEFVCVLRDVSANGVSARLFHRLPAVREFTLELQDGQAYQVERVWERDREAGFKFTGEIDLPRLIGEMGAHRKRGLRLSLNFPITVTTGTMRTMATVENISQQGARFECDERLAIDQSLRIEGRRLRETRAKVRWRRGNHYGVVFDDTFSLADFALVMVRLQAPNLLV; from the coding sequence ATGGATTCAGCGGCGTTCATGCCGATCGGTGAACCGGATACGGTGGCGACGCCCGATTTGCGGCGCGCGCACCGCTATTCGCTGCTCATCCGCCCCGCAAAACTCGTCTGCTCCGAAGGCGAATTCGTGTGTGTCTTGCGCGACGTTTCGGCCAACGGGGTCAGCGCCCGGCTGTTTCACCGCCTGCCTGCGGTCAGGGAATTCACGCTAGAGTTGCAGGATGGCCAGGCATACCAGGTGGAACGGGTGTGGGAGCGCGACCGCGAGGCCGGGTTCAAGTTCACCGGCGAAATCGATCTGCCCCGGCTGATCGGTGAGATGGGGGCACATCGCAAACGCGGGCTGCGCCTGTCGCTGAATTTCCCGATTACGGTCACCACCGGGACGATGCGCACCATGGCCACGGTCGAGAACATCTCGCAGCAGGGGGCCCGGTTCGAATGTGACGAACGGCTGGCGATCGACCAGAGCCTCAGGATCGAAGGGCGGCGGCTGCGGGAAACGCGTGCGAAAGTGCGCTGGCGGCGGGGCAATCATTATGGCGTGGTGTTCGACGACACCTTTTCGCTGGCGGACTTTGCCCTGGTAATGGTGCGCTTGCAGGCGCCCAACCTGCTTGTCTGA
- a CDS encoding integration host factor subunit beta, translating to MIRSELLQALHRDNPELRAEEVEQVVDIFFDEIAERLAEGGRVELRGFGAFSTREREGRTGRNPRTGETVDVPAKRVPYFKPGKEMRKRIN from the coding sequence ATGATAAGATCAGAATTGCTCCAGGCGCTCCATCGGGACAATCCCGAGCTGCGGGCCGAAGAGGTCGAACAGGTCGTCGACATTTTCTTTGACGAAATCGCCGAGAGGCTGGCCGAAGGCGGGCGCGTTGAATTGCGTGGCTTTGGCGCTTTCTCTACCCGTGAGCGCGAAGGCCGCACCGGCCGCAATCCGCGCACTGGCGAGACGGTTGATGTTCCGGCCAAGCGCGTGCCCTATTTCAAGCCCGGCAAGGAAATGCGCAAGCGCATCAACTAG
- a CDS encoding GntR family transcriptional regulator, which yields MSQSRPVYLKLRDQIAAAIIEGRYREGDMLPSVRALAAEEGANPLTVAKAYQQFQNDGLVEVQRGVGMYVVKGAAEKLRSRERERFLAEEWPEIRARVDRLGLKLADLAEQA from the coding sequence ATGAGCCAAAGCCGCCCTGTCTATCTCAAGCTGCGTGACCAGATCGCCGCCGCCATAATCGAAGGCCGCTATCGCGAGGGCGACATGCTTCCTTCGGTGCGTGCGCTGGCAGCGGAAGAAGGGGCCAATCCGCTCACCGTTGCCAAGGCCTACCAGCAATTCCAGAACGATGGCCTGGTCGAGGTGCAACGCGGGGTCGGCATGTATGTGGTGAAGGGCGCCGCCGAAAAGCTGCGCAGCCGCGAACGCGAGCGCTTCCTGGCTGAGGAGTGGCCCGAAATCCGTGCGCGGGTCGATCGGCTGGGCCTGAAACTGGCGGACCTTGCCGAACAGGCCTGA
- a CDS encoding peptide MFS transporter, whose amino-acid sequence MLLLIGGATIVTSSKAEFAGHPKGLFVLFFAEMWERFSYYGMRALLIFYLTQHWLYNDEKASVIYGAYTALVYIAPVLGGYLADKYLGQRKAVLFGAVLLTIGHFLMAFEGETAVGHEANPMINVFWAALAFIIVGSGFLKANISVIVGQLYPRTDIRRDGAYTIFYMGINVGAAVGTIIAGYLGQTYGWAYGFGAAGIGMLLGLVVFIVFKPLLLGKGESTVPEKLEAPYMGMKFEWFLYIVGFAAVAVTWWLVQNQAIVGGILGVFGGLLVAYVIWQAIKIGGHDRDRIFAAMFLIIGSILFWALFEQAGSSLNLFTDRYVDRAGVSASIFQSINPIYIIMLAPLFAGLWTWLGKKGLEPSTPAKFGLALIQLGAGFLVLVFGANAVGMQNMTPVIFIFLIYLLHTTGELCLSPVGLSAMNRLAPAHMASLIMGTWFFASATGNFVAGLIAAATGSEAASGEGAAKETVLAVYSQIGWITVGVGVAVIVISPLIKRLMHLDTLKDDELEGAAAAGLEAQEGGVHPASRPTS is encoded by the coding sequence GTGCTGCTGCTGATTGGCGGCGCGACCATTGTCACATCGTCAAAAGCCGAATTCGCCGGACATCCCAAGGGTTTGTTCGTGCTGTTCTTTGCCGAGATGTGGGAGCGTTTTTCCTATTACGGCATGCGCGCGCTGCTGATTTTCTACCTGACTCAGCACTGGCTCTATAACGACGAGAAGGCGAGCGTGATCTACGGCGCGTACACCGCGCTGGTCTACATCGCGCCGGTGCTGGGTGGTTATCTGGCAGACAAGTATCTCGGTCAGCGCAAGGCGGTACTCTTCGGCGCCGTATTGCTCACCATCGGTCACTTCCTGATGGCGTTCGAGGGCGAGACGGCGGTCGGGCACGAAGCCAACCCGATGATCAATGTGTTCTGGGCGGCGCTGGCCTTCATCATCGTCGGCTCAGGCTTCCTCAAGGCCAATATCTCGGTGATCGTTGGGCAGCTCTATCCGCGCACGGACATCCGCCGCGATGGTGCCTACACCATCTTCTACATGGGCATTAACGTGGGCGCGGCGGTCGGCACGATCATCGCCGGCTACCTCGGCCAGACCTATGGCTGGGCCTATGGCTTCGGCGCAGCGGGCATCGGCATGCTGCTGGGCCTCGTCGTGTTCATCGTGTTCAAGCCGCTGCTGCTGGGCAAAGGCGAAAGCACCGTGCCGGAGAAACTCGAAGCGCCCTATATGGGCATGAAGTTCGAGTGGTTCCTTTACATCGTTGGGTTCGCAGCTGTGGCTGTGACCTGGTGGCTGGTGCAGAACCAGGCGATCGTGGGCGGCATTCTCGGCGTGTTTGGCGGGTTGCTGGTTGCTTATGTCATCTGGCAAGCAATCAAGATCGGCGGGCATGACCGCGACCGCATCTTTGCCGCGATGTTCCTGATCATCGGGTCGATCCTGTTCTGGGCACTGTTCGAACAGGCCGGATCCAGCCTCAACCTGTTCACGGATCGTTATGTCGACCGCGCAGGCGTTTCCGCTTCGATCTTCCAGTCGATCAACCCGATCTACATCATCATGCTGGCGCCGCTGTTCGCTGGCCTGTGGACCTGGCTCGGCAAGAAAGGCCTGGAGCCCTCGACCCCGGCCAAGTTCGGCCTCGCATTGATCCAGCTCGGCGCGGGCTTCCTGGTGCTGGTCTTCGGCGCGAATGCAGTCGGTATGCAAAACATGACTCCGGTCATCTTCATCTTCCTGATCTACCTGCTGCACACCACCGGCGAGCTGTGCCTATCACCGGTAGGCCTGTCGGCGATGAACCGGCTGGCGCCCGCGCATATGGCCTCGCTGATCATGGGCACTTGGTTCTTCGCTTCGGCGACGGGCAATTTCGTGGCGGGCCTGATCGCTGCGGCCACCGGTTCGGAGGCCGCATCGGGCGAAGGCGCGGCCAAGGAAACCGTGCTCGCGGTCTATAGCCAGATCGGCTGGATCACGGTTGGCGTAGGCGTAGCGGTGATTGTCATCAGCCCGCTGATCAAGCGGCTGATGCATCTCGACACGCTTAAGGACGACGAACTGGAAGGCGCTGCGGCAGCAGGGCTGGAAGCGCAGGAAGGCGGCGTCCACCCGGCGTCGCGCCCCACATCCTGA
- a CDS encoding amidohydrolase — protein sequence MSRVIRALAGLGGALALAACSTTGGANAGAKSPSGTPPSKADFNKNPFPSTYRAYPGAPTALVGATVFDGTGRQFDNSTVLLRDGKVEAVGSGLDTIGYTVIDARGKFVTPGVIDIHSHLGDYPSPSVDAHSDGNEATDPTTPEVWAEHSVWPQDPGFTRALANGGVTALQILPGSANLMGGRTVTLKNVPARTVQGMKFPGAPYGFKMACGENPKRVYGGKGRMPSTRMGNFAVNRQTWLDAKAYAADKDRKRNLANETLVGVLEGEILVHNHCYRADEMALVMDMAKEMGYRVSTFHHAVESYKIGDLLRENGVCSAIWADWYGFKMESYDGIPENAALLQQAGACVVIHSDSDQGIQRLNQEAAKAQAAGKRIGIDIPDGVVVGWFTLNAAKAMGIDAMTGSLEPGKMGDVVLWNGDPLSVYSRPEKVWVDGALLFDASDPKRRPVSDFELGQQGEGDVK from the coding sequence ATGTCACGCGTGATACGCGCGCTCGCAGGGCTTGGCGGGGCGTTGGCGCTCGCCGCCTGCAGCACAACCGGTGGAGCCAATGCCGGCGCCAAGAGCCCCTCTGGCACCCCGCCGAGCAAGGCCGACTTCAACAAGAACCCCTTTCCCAGTACCTATCGCGCCTATCCCGGCGCGCCGACCGCGCTGGTTGGGGCAACAGTGTTCGACGGCACCGGGCGGCAGTTCGACAATTCCACCGTGCTGCTGCGCGACGGCAAGGTCGAAGCGGTCGGATCGGGTCTCGACACCATTGGCTACACCGTGATCGACGCCCGCGGAAAGTTCGTGACCCCCGGCGTGATCGACATTCACAGCCATTTGGGCGACTATCCCTCGCCATCGGTCGATGCGCATTCGGATGGCAATGAGGCGACCGATCCGACCACGCCCGAGGTTTGGGCCGAACATTCGGTCTGGCCGCAGGATCCGGGCTTCACCCGCGCGCTGGCGAATGGCGGGGTCACCGCGCTGCAGATCCTGCCCGGATCGGCCAATCTGATGGGAGGGCGCACGGTCACGCTCAAGAACGTGCCTGCGCGCACCGTGCAGGGGATGAAGTTCCCCGGCGCGCCCTATGGCTTCAAGATGGCCTGCGGCGAGAATCCCAAGCGCGTTTATGGCGGCAAGGGCCGCATGCCCTCCACCCGGATGGGTAATTTCGCGGTCAACCGCCAGACCTGGCTCGACGCCAAGGCCTATGCCGCGGACAAGGATCGCAAGCGCAACCTCGCCAATGAGACGCTCGTCGGGGTGCTGGAGGGTGAAATCCTGGTCCACAACCATTGCTATCGCGCGGACGAGATGGCGCTGGTGATGGATATGGCGAAGGAGATGGGATACCGCGTCAGCACCTTCCACCATGCGGTCGAAAGCTACAAGATCGGCGACCTGCTGCGCGAAAACGGCGTGTGCAGCGCGATCTGGGCCGATTGGTACGGCTTCAAGATGGAAAGCTATGACGGCATCCCCGAAAACGCCGCGCTGCTGCAGCAGGCGGGGGCATGCGTCGTCATCCATTCGGACAGCGACCAGGGCATCCAGCGGCTGAACCAGGAGGCCGCGAAGGCGCAGGCCGCAGGCAAGCGCATCGGGATCGACATTCCCGATGGCGTGGTGGTCGGCTGGTTCACCCTGAATGCCGCCAAGGCGATGGGGATCGATGCGATGACCGGCAGCCTTGAGCCGGGCAAGATGGGCGATGTGGTTCTGTGGAACGGCGATCCGCTGAGCGTTTATTCACGGCCGGAGAAGGTCTGGGTCGACGGCGCACTGCTGTTCGATGCGAGTGATCCGAAACGGCGGCCGGTGAGCGATTTCGAACTGGGCCAGCAGGGCGAAGGAGACGTGAAATGA
- a CDS encoding amidohydrolase family protein: MIRASLFAAAAALAFAAPAMAQDFAITNATVAKGDGSAPIEGATVIVRGGKIAAVGTEVRPDPALPVIDGSGSWVTPGLVAAVTSLGLADVDGVQESNDISARTARFNAALDVVPALNPAAQHLKVARANGITRAVVTPGASNSIFAGQGAVIDLGADPQPVMKARAFQMVTLSESGARIAGGSRKASHAELRNALREARDFAAGKWSGEDNLLTRADAEALGPVISGAQQFFIEAHRASDIRAVLALKQEFPRLDLVLVGATEGWLVAGEIAKSGIPVIAESLQDLPERFEQIASTQSNIGRMRAAGVTVSINAATLENTHHYTQYAGNLVALARMPGATGLSWGEALATISSRPAEALGLRGKIGVLKPGAVGDVVIWDGDPLELSSAPMRVFIDGIEQPLENHQTRLRDRYRDLDESDLPKAYDW, from the coding sequence ATGATCCGCGCTTCGCTGTTCGCAGCCGCTGCTGCTCTCGCCTTTGCCGCGCCCGCCATGGCGCAGGATTTCGCCATCACCAATGCCACCGTTGCCAAGGGCGACGGCAGCGCCCCGATCGAAGGCGCGACGGTGATCGTGCGCGGCGGGAAGATCGCCGCGGTCGGAACCGAAGTGCGGCCCGATCCAGCGCTACCGGTGATCGACGGCAGTGGCAGCTGGGTGACGCCCGGCCTGGTCGCCGCAGTGACCAGCCTCGGGCTCGCCGATGTCGATGGCGTGCAGGAAAGCAACGACATCAGCGCCCGTACGGCCCGTTTCAACGCCGCGCTGGATGTGGTGCCCGCGCTCAATCCGGCAGCGCAGCACCTGAAAGTCGCGCGCGCCAACGGGATCACGCGGGCGGTCGTGACCCCGGGAGCAAGCAATTCGATCTTCGCCGGGCAAGGCGCGGTGATCGATCTGGGCGCAGACCCGCAACCGGTGATGAAGGCGCGCGCGTTCCAGATGGTCACCCTGTCCGAAAGCGGGGCGCGGATCGCTGGCGGAAGCCGCAAGGCAAGCCATGCCGAATTGCGCAACGCGCTGCGCGAAGCGCGCGATTTCGCAGCCGGCAAATGGAGCGGCGAGGACAATCTCCTGACCCGCGCCGATGCGGAAGCGCTGGGCCCGGTCATTTCCGGTGCGCAGCAGTTCTTCATCGAGGCACACCGTGCATCGGACATCCGCGCTGTGCTCGCGCTGAAGCAGGAGTTCCCGCGGCTTGACCTCGTTCTGGTAGGGGCCACCGAAGGCTGGCTGGTGGCGGGCGAGATCGCCAAATCCGGCATCCCGGTTATCGCCGAGAGCTTGCAGGACCTGCCCGAACGCTTTGAGCAGATCGCTTCGACCCAGAGCAATATCGGGCGGATGCGCGCAGCAGGGGTGACGGTTTCGATCAACGCGGCAACGCTGGAAAACACCCATCACTACACGCAATATGCCGGAAACCTGGTGGCGCTGGCACGCATGCCGGGGGCAACCGGGCTGAGCTGGGGCGAGGCCCTGGCGACGATCAGCTCACGCCCGGCCGAGGCGCTCGGGCTGCGCGGCAAGATCGGAGTGCTGAAGCCCGGCGCGGTGGGGGACGTGGTGATCTGGGACGGCGACCCGCTTGAACTGTCGAGTGCTCCCATGCGGGTATTTATCGACGGGATCGAGCAACCGCTTGAAAACCACCAGACGCGCCTGCGCGATCGCTATCGCGACCTCGATGAAAGCGACCTGCCCAAGGCGTACGACTGGTAG
- a CDS encoding NnrU family protein: MDNTIVELVAANVAFVGSHFAMSHPLRAPMVKLLREGGFSLAYTAVSFATFYWVYAAYTAAPSADLGGSGEIGWIAATLLTLPALVLFAGSFAGNPAMPTPAAEKQARAEPKGVFRVTRHPMMWGFGMWALSHIVLWWNLRGVITALAMGFLALVGAHLQDRKKRALMGEAWAEWESRTSYWPRWSKLASAGAFPWVAGLALWAGLSWAHLLLGGIPAGVWRWF; this comes from the coding sequence ATGGACAATACGATAGTTGAACTGGTCGCGGCGAATGTCGCCTTCGTCGGGTCGCATTTCGCCATGTCGCATCCCTTGCGCGCGCCAATGGTCAAGCTGCTGCGCGAGGGCGGCTTCAGCCTCGCCTATACGGCGGTCAGCTTCGCGACATTCTATTGGGTCTATGCGGCCTATACCGCTGCGCCCTCGGCCGACCTTGGTGGCTCGGGCGAAATCGGCTGGATCGCCGCCACACTGCTAACCTTGCCAGCGCTGGTCCTGTTCGCCGGATCCTTCGCCGGAAATCCTGCCATGCCAACGCCGGCGGCGGAGAAGCAGGCGCGGGCCGAGCCGAAGGGCGTATTCCGCGTCACCCGCCACCCGATGATGTGGGGGTTCGGCATGTGGGCGCTGTCGCATATCGTGCTGTGGTGGAACCTGCGCGGTGTGATCACCGCGCTCGCCATGGGCTTCCTGGCGCTGGTCGGCGCGCACTTGCAGGATCGCAAGAAGCGCGCGCTGATGGGCGAGGCCTGGGCCGAATGGGAAAGCAGGACCAGCTATTGGCCGCGATGGAGCAAGCTCGCGTCGGCGGGCGCGTTTCCGTGGGTGGCGGGCCTTGCACTTTGGGCCGGGCTAAGCTGGGCGCACCTGCTGCTCGGCGGGATACCGGCGGGTGTCTGGCGCTGGTTCTAA
- a CDS encoding VacJ family lipoprotein codes for MTFALASAAMVATASPLAITPQMPLTALAAQDAAVQPEEEAPPPAQPAPSVDEAGEAAPTEAEVQAQDSAAPGDPNVIVVTAENRQPLKDPLENVNAATFELTQKVDQAVVAPIAEVYEEDLPSPVRKGLRNFFRNLMEPVNALNFLLQLKPGKAIETLGRFAINTTVGVAGLFDVAKKEPFKLPYRRNGFANTLGYYGVGPGPFLVVPLVGATTLRDLIGTGIDQSILPFAIGKPFNTPYYAIPAFTVNSLEYRIKFDERITQINNSDDPYYAMRESYLCQREADIAALKNRPPPRDCSIEAIMAGPEPVAPMPVAPVEPAPVEPIAEPVAEPVAAPAPPAIEYISREVVQSLPEA; via the coding sequence ATGACATTTGCGCTCGCGTCGGCGGCGATGGTGGCTACCGCGTCACCGCTGGCGATTACCCCCCAAATGCCCCTTACCGCGTTGGCAGCGCAGGACGCGGCCGTGCAGCCGGAGGAAGAGGCGCCGCCGCCCGCCCAACCGGCTCCTTCCGTCGATGAAGCAGGCGAAGCCGCGCCAACCGAGGCTGAGGTGCAAGCGCAGGATAGCGCGGCGCCAGGCGATCCCAATGTCATCGTTGTCACCGCCGAAAATCGCCAGCCGCTCAAGGACCCGCTGGAAAACGTCAACGCGGCCACCTTCGAGCTTACGCAGAAGGTGGACCAGGCCGTGGTTGCTCCGATCGCCGAGGTGTACGAGGAAGACCTGCCCAGCCCGGTGCGCAAGGGACTGAGGAATTTCTTCCGGAACCTGATGGAGCCGGTCAACGCGCTCAACTTCCTGCTGCAATTGAAGCCCGGCAAGGCGATCGAAACGCTGGGGCGCTTTGCCATCAACACTACGGTTGGTGTCGCCGGGCTGTTCGACGTCGCCAAGAAGGAACCGTTCAAGCTGCCGTACCGCCGCAACGGTTTCGCCAATACGCTGGGCTATTACGGTGTGGGGCCTGGCCCGTTCCTGGTGGTGCCGCTGGTCGGCGCGACCACGCTGCGCGACCTGATCGGCACCGGGATCGACCAGTCGATCCTGCCCTTTGCCATCGGCAAGCCGTTCAACACCCCCTATTACGCGATCCCGGCCTTCACGGTGAATTCGCTCGAATACCGGATCAAGTTCGACGAGCGGATCACGCAGATCAACAATAGCGACGATCCCTATTACGCGATGCGCGAGAGCTATCTGTGCCAGCGCGAGGCGGACATCGCCGCACTCAAGAACCGCCCGCCGCCGCGCGATTGCAGCATCGAAGCGATCATGGCGGGGCCGGAGCCTGTGGCGCCAATGCCGGTTGCGCCGGTTGAACCTGCGCCGGTCGAGCCGATCGCGGAGCCGGTCGCAGAGCCGGTCGCCGCACCCGCTCCGCCCGCGATCGAATACATCAGCCGCGAAGTGGTGCAGTCGCTGCCTGAAGCCTGA